In Nocardia yunnanensis, one DNA window encodes the following:
- a CDS encoding IS3 family transposase (programmed frameshift) produces the protein MDSTQPRAGGGKRRSFTPAQKLAHLAAYDRACQDGTGGGAYLRSVGLYSSSIVEWRKQRDAGVLQGKSPGEKVGKLTPEQAEIARLRRENDRLNKRLTTTEAALDIMGKAHALLQTISESGGARTATEQTLSNTYATLADSGVTTRRASDLTGLVRATAFRRRAAAAAPVGAVSASPVEPANKLTDLERRRILEVLNSDEFVDLAPLQVYAQLLDQGIYLCSVSTMYRVLAENRQVKERRRLARHPAKACPELLATAPRQVYSWDITKLAGPVKGTYYDAYVMIDIYSRYIVGVHVHTHESGLLAKELMLQIFAVHGIPQVVHADRGTSMTSKTVAALLADLEVTRSHSRPRVSNDNPFSESLFKTLKYGPEFPERFGSLWEARQFMAEFEQWYNHEHRHTGLGLHTPADVHFGLAATKAADRRDVLAAARERHPHRFTTTAAPKILDLPDTVWINPPTHNPTTSEEPSTTAA, from the exons ATGGATTCGACCCAGCCGCGCGCCGGTGGCGGCAAGCGCCGCAGTTTCACCCCGGCCCAGAAGCTCGCGCACCTGGCCGCTTACGACCGGGCATGCCAGGACGGGACCGGCGGCGGGGCATATCTGCGCAGCGTGGGCCTGTATTCCTCGTCGATCGTGGAATGGCGCAAACAACGCGACGCCGGTGTGCTGCAAGGCAAATCGCCCGGTGAGAAGGTCGGAAAACTCACCCCGGAGCAGGCCGAGATCGCCCGGCTGCGCCGCGAGAACGACCGGTTGAACAAGCGCCTGACGACCACCGAGGCCGCCCTCGACATCATGGGAAAAGCACACGCGCTCTTGCAGACGATCTCCGAGAGCG GCGGAGCACGAACAGCGACCGAACAAACGTTGAGCAACACCTACGCCACCCTCGCTGATTCCGGTGTAACCACCAGGCGGGCAAGCGATCTGACCGGACTCGTGCGAGCCACCGCGTTCCGCCGCCGTGCGGCCGCAGCGGCACCGGTGGGAGCCGTGTCGGCGTCGCCGGTCGAGCCGGCCAACAAGCTCACCGACCTCGAACGTCGGCGGATCCTCGAGGTGCTCAACAGCGACGAGTTCGTCGACCTGGCACCCTTGCAGGTCTACGCTCAACTGCTCGACCAGGGCATCTACCTGTGTTCGGTGTCCACGATGTATCGAGTCCTGGCAGAAAACCGGCAGGTCAAAGAGCGTCGGCGGCTGGCGCGTCATCCCGCGAAAGCCTGCCCGGAACTCCTCGCGACCGCGCCCCGACAGGTGTATTCGTGGGACATCACCAAGCTCGCGGGCCCGGTGAAGGGCACCTATTACGACGCCTACGTGATGATCGACATCTACTCCCGCTACATCGTCGGCGTCCACGTCCACACCCACGAATCCGGGCTGCTGGCAAAGGAACTGATGCTGCAGATCTTCGCCGTCCACGGCATCCCGCAGGTCGTGCACGCCGACCGGGGCACCTCGATGACCAGCAAAACCGTGGCCGCGTTGCTCGCCGACCTCGAGGTGACCCGCTCGCACTCGAGGCCACGAGTTTCCAACGACAACCCGTTCAGCGAAAGCCTGTTCAAAACCTTGAAATACGGTCCGGAGTTTCCCGAACGATTCGGGTCACTCTGGGAGGCAAGGCAATTCATGGCCGAGTTCGAACAGTGGTACAACCACGAACATCGCCACACCGGCCTCGGACTGCACACCCCCGCCGACGTTCACTTCGGTTTGGCCGCGACCAAAGCCGCCGACCGCCGCGACGTGCTGGCCGCGGCCCGCGAACGCCACCCCCACCGATTCACCACCACCGCGGCCCCGAAGATCCTCGACCTACCCGACACCGTCTGGATCAACCCACCGACCCACAACCCCACCACCAGCGAGGAGCCCTCCACCACAGCCGCTTAA
- a CDS encoding XRE family transcriptional regulator, protein MTQRLESAMLRAGFDSARLATAVKVDVKTVNRWLAGRVPHRRTRLEVALALGETEESLWPSARPDIQAGSPATAEVLGAYAHRADIPNDLWVSLIHKATERIDIIGYAYPFVFELLPNASELIAGKCKAGAVVRLGFADPDCPHVMERDALEQMGGTLPGRIRNALSMLGPLAETPGCTVGLHTTHLYNSVFRFDSEMIEVISATFIGVGRVRNG, encoded by the coding sequence ATGACTCAGCGTCTGGAGTCCGCGATGCTCCGAGCAGGGTTCGACTCAGCCCGGCTGGCTACAGCGGTCAAGGTGGACGTAAAAACCGTGAACCGTTGGCTCGCGGGACGGGTGCCGCATCGGCGCACCCGCCTAGAGGTTGCCTTGGCGCTCGGCGAGACCGAGGAGTCGCTGTGGCCATCTGCTCGGCCGGACATTCAGGCAGGATCACCAGCGACCGCGGAGGTATTGGGTGCTTACGCGCACCGTGCAGACATACCGAACGATCTCTGGGTGTCGCTGATTCACAAGGCGACTGAACGAATCGACATCATCGGGTACGCATACCCGTTCGTGTTCGAGTTGCTGCCGAACGCTTCCGAATTGATCGCAGGCAAGTGCAAGGCGGGTGCTGTAGTAAGGCTTGGGTTCGCCGATCCCGACTGCCCTCACGTCATGGAAAGGGACGCGCTGGAGCAAATGGGCGGCACCCTGCCCGGTCGGATACGCAACGCGTTGTCCATGCTGGGACCGCTTGCAGAAACCCCTGGCTGCACTGTCGGGCTTCACACCACGCACCTGTACAACTCGGTGTTTCGGTTCGACTCCGAGATGATTGAGGTGATCTCAGCGACTTTCATTGGTGTCGGCCGTGTTCGAAATGGGTGA
- a CDS encoding IS110 family transposase, translating to MFVGWDWGNTAHDVTVIDPAGGRIDRLALPHTEEGIARALAKLACHGDPGELPVAIETNRGLVVDRLLAAGHPVIPVHPNAFHAARPRWGAARAKNDPGDSFKLADYARTDIHRLPRLAPTLPETLELQALTRQRDDHLGLRIAAVNQLAALLDQHWPGGKTIFAHLHSPIALDFLDRYPTPQTAARLTAARIETFCKRRSYSGRRTGSELLTRLRAAPITASRFGEPVVAQLVRAQVAIVRALQASIDALDAVIADAVAAHPYARLLIDLPRIGTLNLAQIIGEVGPILERVNTFEQLAAETGVAPVTRASGKSRTVAFRHATNRRARQALHIWFDNSRRGNSWARQRYAAARARGQRHPHALRTLGRAWMRIIWACWRTKIAYNPTRHEPEKQPIAA from the coding sequence TTGTTCGTCGGCTGGGACTGGGGAAACACCGCCCACGATGTGACCGTGATCGACCCCGCCGGCGGCCGGATCGATCGGCTCGCGCTGCCTCACACCGAAGAAGGCATCGCTCGGGCGCTGGCGAAGCTGGCCTGCCATGGTGACCCCGGCGAGCTGCCGGTGGCGATCGAGACCAACCGGGGCCTGGTCGTGGACCGGCTGCTGGCCGCCGGTCACCCGGTGATTCCGGTGCACCCCAACGCCTTTCATGCCGCCCGCCCACGTTGGGGTGCGGCGCGCGCCAAGAACGACCCGGGTGATTCGTTCAAGCTGGCCGACTACGCCCGCACCGATATCCACCGCCTGCCCCGGCTGGCGCCCACGCTGCCCGAAACCCTCGAGCTGCAGGCTCTGACTCGCCAGCGTGACGACCACCTGGGCTTGCGGATCGCGGCGGTCAACCAGCTCGCCGCATTGCTGGACCAGCACTGGCCCGGCGGAAAAACCATCTTCGCGCACCTGCATTCGCCGATCGCGTTGGATTTCCTGGACCGCTACCCGACCCCGCAGACCGCGGCCAGGCTCACCGCGGCCCGGATCGAGACGTTCTGCAAACGCCGCAGCTACAGCGGTCGCCGCACCGGCTCCGAACTGCTCACTCGCCTGCGCGCGGCCCCGATCACGGCCAGCCGATTCGGCGAACCCGTCGTGGCACAGTTGGTCCGCGCCCAAGTCGCGATCGTGCGGGCCCTGCAAGCCAGCATCGACGCCCTCGACGCTGTTATCGCCGACGCGGTCGCCGCGCACCCCTACGCGCGGCTGCTGATCGATTTGCCCCGCATCGGCACGCTGAACCTGGCCCAGATCATCGGCGAGGTCGGCCCGATCCTGGAGCGTGTCAACACCTTCGAGCAACTGGCCGCCGAGACCGGCGTCGCTCCAGTCACCCGCGCCTCGGGCAAATCCCGAACCGTCGCGTTCCGGCACGCTACCAACCGCCGCGCCCGCCAGGCCCTGCACATATGGTTCGACAACAGCCGCCGGGGCAACAGTTGGGCCAGGCAACGCTACGCGGCGGCCCGGGCACGCGGCCAGCGCCACCCCCACGCTCTGCGCACCCTCGGCCGCGCCTGGATGCGCATCATCTGGGCCTGCTGGCGCACCAAAATCGCCTACAACCCCACCCGGCACGAGCCCGAAAAACAGCCAATCGCCGCATAG